The Ziziphus jujuba cultivar Dongzao chromosome 3, ASM3175591v1 region AGTAAGTAGCAGGGTTATCATACAAATGATAATTGCTGTTGTATGTGAAGGCTCTTGATCCATATTCACGTGAGTAGGACTTCTTCTTTACCTCATTATCCTGCTCATGAAATCCACGAACACCTTCAATCATTGCATCCAAAGTGTTCGACGAAATCCCATGGTTCACAACTAGAAAGACACCCCAATTCTTGCTTGCTTCTCCAACTTTCTTCACTATTCCATTGCGTAAGCTTCCATAAACATTCATGCCCTCCAAGTTTATTACTGGAATAGAGAAATCGGAGACCCCATGAGAAaacccatcttcttcttcttcgtcaaGCTTGTTCTTTTCATGGATGAAAATCCTTGGGATTTTTTTAACTCCAGCATCTACAAGTCCTTTTACCCCAGTTTTTGATTCATCAAACGCTTTCAGTTGGCTTTTTCTGTCATACTCGATTTCAGATTCCGTGTGAATCTCACTTGAGTTTGTGacatccatttttattttattttttttgaaaaggatttgaaaAAGTTACTGTTGGACTGAGAAGACCCCCCctttttctccctctctctctctctctctctcttcacgaaactctctcttttctctcacTCCCGAGGGAAGCTTCTCACCTGCTGGCTGCACTTGTCTTCACTTGGGATGCATTTTACTTGCTTCTCTACATTTATttatagaaaagaaaagccaaGTTTTCTTACTTGGTCCCCAAGTCCTTTACTTGGAGTGTTGACCGCTCATTATTTGTGTGGGGTTCTTAGTCAGAGGGACTCATCTCAGcagcttaaaaaaattattaaaaaaaaataaaaaaaaatcattttctgaAAATCATCAGTATGGATTTGTGAGAAGTTGCATGTCGCTGATTTTGGATTTACACTTTTCTGAAAGAAAAGTGTTTAAACAATTTACTAGGCTCTATATACACCCAAAGGGTGGATCAGATAGTAAAAAGCCGATAAACATATCATATCTGTTTGCAGAGATTGTGGATTCAATTCCTGTCAAATCATATTTGAGTTTTGGTATAGATTCCATATGTTGAACATTGTGGAAAAGAGCTATAGAAACATTCAGATGATGATGGGTTGAACAGTCTATGGATTCTTGTATTGTTGTAAAAATAAGCTGTTAATGattcataatttcttaaaatttggaCCAAGATACTCACTAGAagatctatttttttctttaccaaaaaataaataaataaataaatactatgcTTTATACGGAATTAGATAGAGGTATACACAGaatccaagaatttcaaatGGATGGGCCAATGAAGGATAGACGTCCAACGAGAGATTATCCAGCTTCTTTAATGCTGCGTAATGCTTAAATTAGCTTTACACCACATTTgttggtttattaattattatatatggtaGTAAAAATCTGCATTTGTTGGCAAGCCTTTTAGAGCATTCCATGAACTTTTTAAAACAGAGGGTGAATTTTCAACGATAAAAAAATCCTTTTCTAAGATAAATAGTAAATTATAAAGTTTTCtccaacaatatttttttattaattaacgctctttattcttttttctctataaacatatattatattacttatattttcttttgtttttatataaattatttttcaaatattatataatggcaTGAAAATCTTACCAATTCATCCGTCCACAATAGCTGTTGGAAACTGTAATTATGGATGACTGTCCAATTTGGGTTGAATGAAATCTAGATttcctataaaaataaaactaaataataataataataatgttggtGATTTATCTactgttaaaataaataataataaataaaacctgGCTCTAGTCTGAAGCCCAAGTTAAAAACTTTTGGGCCAACTGTTAAAATTTATGTTGGGCTGGAAcgcattttatatttaaagaatGAGGGAAATGAAGCCAGGTGGCAAGGGGAATTGCTTCTTTCTCACCTCactaatgaaaatattattgtgTTGATACTTGATATTAAGGCCATGTTTAGGATAAATTTTGATTATGTTTACTTAGAACTTCTGCTCATTTAGAAAAGTCTTATGAGAGATGTTACACCTCattgattttggttttaaattcttctttaagaaaaatgttaaaacACTCGGAACTGTTTTTGAGACTTGAAGGACCTTAGTACGCAAGTAAAACTACAATTGCATAATTTGAGACATAAAATACAGTTAGAAACTTGGAATATAGTATAGAACATCATGTTATGAATCTATAGACAGTACAATATATTAGGGGAATACAATTATTTTGGgacttaaatatataatatttatatatttttttatagaaatataatatttatatttactaatTAGTAACATAATCTTAAgatattttgtctttattttattattattattattttctctctaTTTGTTGTTCTAAGAACATTCCCGGACtctttaaagtaaaaaaatatattttctataataaaaaaacatcttttaaaataactaataaaatttaaaaatgctctccaacatattttttatttttattttttctataaatatttattgttttacttaTAGTTTTTCTATATTACATGAGTTACAtaccttttaaatattataataatgatatagaaaaatatattacattcaattaaataaatatcatattgaaataaaaaataatcttggCTTTCTCCATTTAGAGATTCAAACCAactctttatattaaaaagtcaaaataaaaaatttattaaaattcttttttaaatgttatctctttaaaataaaaaaaacatcacATTTAAAGAGTCTCTGGAAGATACTCTAAGAAGTGGAAAGTAAATAAATTGGTCAAGTTCACAGCTTAAAATGGCCTAGCCCAAGACCCCTGAAGCTTGACCAATGAACACCAGTAATGATCAACTTCACAGTTTGAAATGGTCTAAGCCAGAGTTTCCGAAAAACCCTTTAGACAAGACATAAGAGAGATAATCTTTAAGAGTGGTTTCCTTGTAAACTGGTGGGTTTTCTTCTGTGATTAACTCCTTGATTGGTCCAAACACTTTGAGAaggttattttcattttggaaaTTTGGTCTGAAAAAACTTGCACAAGAGATTCTTGGACCTTTGTTTTTTGCCACTACCTTGTGGTACACACTTTTGAACTTGTTGTTGGTGATTAGCTGCACCCCAAAAAACAGCATACAAACAATTTCATCAacaatcttatataatattttgcacAACAATGAAGTATTTCATATTTGTTAATGATATATAAACTTGCCTGAATCATATCTCCTATGTTTACTATAATAGCTCCTGGAGTAGGAGTAACATTGACCCATTGATTTTCATGGAGGATTTGAAGCCCACCAGATTGGTCTTGAAGAAGCAGAGTCATGAATGATTTATCAGTATGTTTTTCAATACCCGTTGTTAAATCTGGCTCAGGGCAAGCTGGGTAATAATGACCCACAAGATAATGTCCCTCTACACAACCCATTTCTCTCAGGTGATTTTGCTTCAGACCAAGAGCTTCTGATAGCAACTCTAATAAACTAATCCCCAATTTCATTACTCTGTCTGAGTACTCAATTAGTATATCTCTGCACAAAAGTTTATCAAGTAACACAGAACTAGAAATTTCCCATATAGAACATATTAACTACTCTCGAGAACGTGACAGAAAATTTACCTGCATACTTGGGGCAAGTCTTGGGGATTGGGTGGGTTAGGTGCCATAGTACAATATATGGAGTCTCTCCAATTAGCCGCTGATGCTTGATACAAATTGAAATTGGAATTGTATACAAGGGTTTTGGATCCATCACGTGTATAAAACTTCTTCTTCACCTCATCATCTTGCTCATGGAATTTACAGATTCCTTCAAGCATTGCATCCAAAGTGTTTGTGGAAATGCCGTGGTTAACCACCTGAAAGAAACCCCATTTCTCGCTTGCCTCTCCAACTTTCTTTGCCATTTCATCGCGCAAACTTCCACACCCATCCATGCCTTCCAAGTCTATAACTGGAATAGAGATCGTGGAGTGTCCATGAGAAGAATACCCATCTTCAAGGTTGTCTCTTTCACGGATGAAAATCTTTGGAACTTTTTGTACTCCAGCATCCACAAGTCCTTTTACGCCAGTTTTTGATTCGTCGAATGCCTTGAGTTCGCTTTTCCTATCATAGTGTGTCTCAATCTCATCTGGGTTTGAAAGAACCATTAATTCTTTCATGGCTTTTGGCTCTAAAGGCAATCCAAATTAACCGAGCTTGATTTCTTTTGAGGAAGAACTACAAGAAAGTCTTAATAGTAAAAAGAACGAAAAAATTGGatgaaaaagagaacaaaagcaCGCTTGCAAGTTGTCAatggaaaatgataaaaaagatatataaacaGCTAGCTAGGCTTTAAAATCTcactaaaaaaaatcattttttttctgaaaCCTTTCTTTCGGTCAACCATTTTAGATGGGCGGGACCCAGTTTAGACTGGGACCCATtcccttccccccccccccccccccccccccaacttTCTTCACTATTCCATTGCGTAAGCTTCCATAAACATTCATGCCCTCCAAGTTTATTACTGGAATAGAGAAATCGGAGACCCCATGAGAAaacccatcttcttcttcttcgtcaaGCTTGTTCTTTTCATGGATGAAAATCCTTGGGATTTTTTTAACTCCAGCATCTACAAGTCCTTTTACCCCAGTTTTTGATTCATCAAACGCTTTCAGTTGGCTTTTTCTGTCATACTCGATTTCAGATTCCGTGTGAATCTCACTTGAGTTTGTGacatccatttttattttattttttttgaaaaggatttgaaaAAGTTACTGTTGGACTGAGAAGACCCCCCctttttctccctctctctctctctctctctcttcacgaaactctctcttttctctcacTCCCGAGGGAAGCTTCTCACCTGCTGGCTGCACTTGTCTTCACTTGGGATGCATTTTACTTGCTTCTCTACATTTATttatagaaaagaaaagccaaGTTTTCTTACTTGGTCCCCAAGTCCTTTACTTGGAGTGTTGACCGCTCATTATTTGTGTGGGGTTCTTAGTCAGAGGGACTCATCTCAGcagcttaaaaaaattattaaaaaaaaataaaaaaaaatcattttctgaAAATCATCAGTATGGATTTGTGAGAAGTTGCATGTCGCTGATTTTGGATTTACACTTTTCTGAAAGAAAAGTGTTTAAACAATTTACTAGGCTCTATATACACCCAAAGGGTGGATCAGATAGTAAAAAGCCGATAAACATATCATATCTGTTTGCAGAGATTGTGGATTCAATTCCTGTCAAATCATATTTGAGTTTTGGTATAGATTCCATATGTTGAACATTGTGGAAAAGAGCTATAGAAACATTCAGATGATGATGGGTTGAACAGTCTATGGATTCTTGTATTGTTGTAAAAATAAGCTGTTAATGattcataatttcttaaaatttggaCCAAGATACTCACTAGAagatctatttttttctttaccaaaaaataaataaataaataaatactatgcTTTATACGGAATTAGATAGAGGTATACACAGaatccaagaatttcaaatGGATGGGCCAATGAAGGATAGACGTCCAACGAGAGATTATCCAGCTTCTTTAATGCTGCGTAATGCTTAAATTAGCTTTACACCACATTTgttggtttattaattattatatatggtaGTAAAAATCTGCATTTGTTGGCAAGCCTTTTAGAGCATTCCATGAACTTTTTAAAACAGAGGGTGAATTTTCAACGATAAAAAAATCCTTTTCTAAGATAAATAGTAAATTATAAAGTTTTCtccaacaatatttttttattaattaacgctctttattcttttttctctataaacatatattatattacttatattttcttttgtttttatataaattatttttcaaatattatataatggcaTGAAAATCTTACCAATTCATCCGTCCACAATAGCTGTTGGAAACTGTAATTATGGATGACTGTCCAATTTGGGTTGAATGAAATCTAGATttcctataaaaataaaactaaataataataataataatgttggtGATTTATCTactgttaaaataaataataataaataaaacctgGCTCTAGTCTGAAGCCCAAGTTAAAAACTTTTGGGCCAACTGTTAAAATTTATGTTGGGCTGGAAcgcattttatatttaaagaatGAGGGAAATGAAGCCAGGTGGCAAGGGGAATTGCTTCTTTCTCACCTCactaatgaaaatattattgtgTTGATACTTGATATTAAGGCCATGTTTAGGATAAATTTTGATTATGTTTACTTAGAACTTCTGCTCATTTAGAAAAGTCTTATGAGAGATGTTACACCTCattgattttggttttaaattcttctttaagaaaaatgttaaaacACTCGGAACTGTTTTTGAGACTTGAAGGACCTTAGTACGCAAGTAAAACTACAATTGCATAATTTGAGACATAAAATACAGTTAGAAACTTGGAATATAGTATAGAACATCATGTTATGAATCTATAGACAGTACAATATATTAGGGGAATACAATTATTTTGGgacttaaatatataatatttatatatttttttatagaaatataatatttatatttactaatTAGTAACATAATCTTAAgatattttgtctttattttattattattattattttctctctaTTTGTTGTTCTAAGAACATTCCCGGACtctttaaagtaaaaaaatatattttctataataaaaaaacatcttttaaaataactaataaaatttaaaaatgctctccaacatattttttatttttattttttctataaatatttattgttttacttaTAGTTTTTCTATATTACATGAGTTACAtaccttttaaatattataataatgatatagaaaaatatattacattcaattaaataaatatcatattgaaataaaaaataatcttggCTTTCTCCATTTAGAGATTCAAACCAactctttatattaaaaagtcaaaataaaaaatttattaaaattcttttttaaatgttatctctttaaaataaaaaaaacatcacATTTAAAGAGTCTCTGGAAGATACTCTAAGAAGTGGAAAGTAAATAAATTGGTCAAGTTCACAGCTTAAAATGGCCTAGCCCAAGACCCCTGAAGCTTGACCAATGAACACCAGTAATGATCAACTTCACAGTTTGAAATGGTCTAAGCCAGAGTTTCCGAAAAACCCTTTAGACAAGACATAAGAGAGATAATCTTTAAGAGTGGTTTCCTTGTAAACTGGTGGGTTTTCTTCTGTGATTAACTCCTTGATTGGTCCAAACACTTTGAGAaggttattttcattttggaaaTTTGGTCTGAAAAAACTTGCACAAGAGATTCTTGGACCTTTGTTTTTTGCCACTACCTTGTGGTACACACTTTTGAACTTGTTGTTGGTGATTAGCTGCACCCCAAAAAACAGCATACAAACAATTTCATCAacaatcttatataatattttgcacAACAATGAAGTATTTCATATTTGTTAATGATATATAAACTTGCCTGAATCATATCTCCTATGTTTACTATAATAGCTCCTGGAGTAGGAGTAACATTGACCCATTGATTTTCATGGAGGATTTGAAGCCCACCAGATTGGTCTTGAAGAAGCAGAGTCATGAATGATTTATCAGTATGTTTTTCAATACCCGTTGTTAAATCTGGCTCAGGGCAAGCTGGGTAATAATGACCCACAAGATAATGTCCCTCTACACAACCCATTTCTCTCAGGTGATTTTGCTTCAGACCAAGAGCTTCTGATAGCAACTCTAATAAACTAATCCCCAATTTCATTACTCTGTCTGAGTACTCAATTAGTATATCTCTGCACAAAAGTTTATCAAGTAACACAGAACTAGAAATTTCCCATATAGAACATATTAACTACTCTCGAGAACGTGACAGAAAATTTACCTGCATACTTGGGGCAAGTCTTGGGGATTGGGTGGGTTAGGTGCCATAGTACAATATATGG contains the following coding sequences:
- the LOC107422941 gene encoding deacetoxyvindoline 4-hydroxylase-like isoform X1, producing the protein MDVTNSSEIHTESEIEYDRKSQLKAFDESKTGVKGLVDAGVKKIPRIFIHEKNKLDEEEEDGFSHGVSDFSIPVINLEGMNVYGSLRNGIVKKVGEASKNWGVFLVVNHGISSNTLDAMIEGVRGFHEQDNEVKKKSYSREYGSRAFTYNSNYHLYDNPATYWVDSMHCSMLPTPPNPQELPQACRDIMIEYSEKITRLGFSILELLSEALGLNPNKLRDKDCGRALFLVGHYYPACPEPNLTFGSGKHTDKTAFTLLLQDQSGGLQVLHEKQWVNVAPIPGALIVILGDMMQQVYTIKRYS
- the LOC107422941 gene encoding deacetoxyvindoline 4-hydroxylase-like isoform X3, whose product is MDVTNSSEIHTESEIEYDRKSQLKAFDESKTGVKGLVDAGVKKIPRIFIHEKNKLDEEEEDGFSHGVSDFSIPVINLEGMNVYGSLRNGIVKKVGEASKNWGVFLVVNHGISSNTLDAMIEGVRGFHEQDNEVKKKSYSREYGSRAFTYNSNYHLYDNPATYWVDSMHCSMLPTPPNPQELPQACRDIMIEYSEKITRLGFSILELLSEALGLNPNKLRDKDCGRALFLVGHYYPACPEPNLTFGSANYQQ
- the LOC107422941 gene encoding deacetoxyvindoline 4-hydroxylase-like isoform X5; protein product: MDVTNSSEIHTESEIEYDRKSQLKAFDESKTGVKGLVDAGVKKIPRIFIHEKNKLDEEEEDGFSHGVSDFSIPVINLEGMNVYGSLRNGIVKKVGEASKNWGVFLVVNHGISSNTLDAMIEGVRGFHEQDNEVKKKSYSREYGSRAFTYNSNYHLYDNPATYWVDSMHCSMLPTPPNPQELPQACRDIMIEYSEKIMRLGLSILELLSEALSLNPNKLRDMDCAGGLFLVGHYYPACPEPELTFANHQQ
- the LOC107422941 gene encoding deacetoxyvindoline 4-hydroxylase-like isoform X4 is translated as MDVTNSSEIHTESEIEYDRKSQLKAFDESKTGVKGLVDAGVKKIPRIFIHEKNKLDEEEEDGFSHGVSDFSIPVINLEGMNVYGSLRNGIVKKVGEASKNWGVFLVVNHGISSNTLDAMIEGVRGFHEQDNEVKKKSYSREYGSRAFTYNSNYHLYDNPATYWVDSMHCSMLPTPPNPQELPQACRDIMIEYSEKIMRLGLSILELLSEALSLNPNKLRDMDCAGGLFLVGHYYPACPEPELTFGNANHQQ
- the LOC107422941 gene encoding deacetoxyvindoline 4-hydroxylase-like isoform X2 → MDVTNSSEIHTESEIEYDRKSQLKAFDESKTGVKGLVDAGVKKIPRIFIHEKNKLDEEEEDGFSHGVSDFSIPVINLEGMNVYGSLRNGIVKKVGEASKNWGVFLVVNHGISSNTLDAMIEGVRGFHEQDNEVKKKSYSREYGSRAFTYNSNYHLYDNPATYWVDSMHCSMLPTPPNPQELPQACRDIMIEYSEKIMRLGLSILELLSEALSLNPNKLRDMDCAGGLFLVGHYYPACPEPELTFGNGKHTDTNFFTLLL
- the LOC132803250 gene encoding 1-aminocyclopropane-1-carboxylate oxidase homolog 1-like — protein: MKELMVLSNPDEIETHYDRKSELKAFDESKTGVKGLVDAGVQKVPKIFIRERDNLEDGYSSHGHSTISIPVIDLEGMDGCGSLRDEMAKKVGEASEKWGFFQVVNHGISTNTLDAMLEGICKFHEQDDEVKKKFYTRDGSKTLVYNSNFNLYQASAANWRDSIYCTMAPNPPNPQDLPQVCRDILIEYSDRVMKLGISLLELLSEALGLKQNHLREMGCVEGHYLVGHYYPACPEPDLTTGIEKHTDKSFMTLLLQDQSGGLQILHENQWVNVTPTPGAIIVNIGDMIQLITNNKFKSVYHKVVAKNKGPRISCASFFRPNFQNENNLLKVFGPIKELITEENPPVYKETTLKDYLSYVLSKGFFGNSGLDHFKL
- the LOC107422938 gene encoding 1-aminocyclopropane-1-carboxylate oxidase homolog 1-like; the encoded protein is MKELMVLSNPDEIETHYDRKSELKAFDESKTGVKGLVDAGVQKVPKIFIRERDNLEDGYSSHGHSTISIPVIDLEGMDGCGSLRDEMAKKVGEASEKWGFFQVVNHGISTNTLDAMLEGICKFHEQDDEVKKKFYTRDGSKTLVYNSNFNLYQASAANWRDSIYCTMAPNPPNPQDLPQVCRDILIEYSDRVMKLGISLLELLSEALGLKQNHLREMGCVEGHYLVGHYYPACPEPDLTTGIEKHTDKSFMTLLLQDQSGGLQILHENQWVNVTPTPGAIIVNIGDMIQLITNNKFKSVYHKVVAKNKGPRISCASFFRPNFQNENNLLKVFGPIKELITEENPPVYKETTLKDYLSYVLSKGFFGNSGLDHFKL